A genomic region of Armatimonas rosea contains the following coding sequences:
- the ppgK gene encoding polyphosphate--glucose phosphotransferase codes for MARRAAATTAPAKPTVILGIDIGGTGIKGAPVDITTGELIGERFRLETPQPATPEAVVATVAEVVKHFDWHGPIGVGFPAVVKYGTVSTAANIDKSWIGKDAAGMIAEATGCSPVAIGNDADVAGLAEATFGEGKGKGGLIFLCTLGTGIGTALILDGKLIPNTELGHIELKGMDAETYAAESIREKEDLSWEKWAKRVNRYLTAIENLFWPDLIIVGGGVSKKAEKFFPLLSLRTPVVPAALQNEAGIVGAALWAAARL; via the coding sequence ATGGCGCGACGCGCAGCAGCAACAACGGCACCGGCAAAACCGACGGTTATCTTGGGCATTGACATTGGGGGAACGGGGATTAAAGGCGCCCCGGTGGACATCACGACGGGCGAGCTGATCGGGGAGCGCTTCCGCCTGGAGACCCCGCAACCCGCAACCCCCGAGGCGGTGGTCGCGACAGTTGCGGAGGTGGTCAAGCACTTCGACTGGCACGGGCCGATTGGGGTGGGCTTCCCTGCGGTCGTGAAGTACGGGACGGTCTCCACCGCAGCCAATATCGACAAGAGCTGGATCGGAAAAGATGCCGCTGGGATGATCGCGGAGGCGACGGGCTGCTCCCCGGTTGCCATCGGGAACGATGCCGATGTCGCGGGCCTGGCCGAGGCGACCTTTGGCGAGGGAAAAGGCAAGGGCGGCCTGATCTTCCTCTGTACGCTCGGCACCGGAATCGGCACCGCGCTGATCCTTGATGGGAAGCTCATCCCCAATACGGAGCTGGGACATATCGAGCTCAAGGGAATGGACGCCGAGACCTACGCCGCCGAGTCGATCCGGGAAAAAGAGGACCTCTCCTGGGAGAAGTGGGCCAAGCGCGTCAACCGCTACCTGACTGCCATCGAGAATCTGTTCTGGCCCGATCTGATCATTGTCGGGGGCGGCGTCAGCAAGAAGGCCGAGAAGTTCTTCCCGCTTCTCTCCCTGAGAACCCCCGTGGTTCCCGCCGCGCTCCAGAACGAGGCCGGCATTGTCGGGGCCGCTCTCTGGGCCGCCGCGCGCCTGTAG
- a CDS encoding anti-sigma factor family protein: MKHHLRDEQLVGLATARLPRLSAWRCQRHVEHCAACQERLESLTQLAGLVRDTYAVAPSLALDQRMQASRPSRPMIRPTISLVRLPAPIVGTLLGLVVGLVCLQGVPSKEYYAETSVTFTQAPEIFPELAEPLLKARRIEDDTDGDIQLHRETAPSHWQVTFGIHASDKEYAQEALASWLECIENPTPILGRWKQSVAKVTVVERSVKGNRLLAFVVMGFFLGGLLSLLRIVAPWIPGGVIGCTIVALVLGVQAGKWQGGTWQPQYLVTQSVAFQAKPGLFHDDPATESYLSTESHFLRGYVSETATRAGLPAVSLSPLSTEKEGEEVLETYAPTPASGGATLDRLIAALNASKVSKALGYSFKPGKRVATLEPGPFLFQSWVAGIITCLVSAATLLTARRK; this comes from the coding sequence ATGAAACACCACCTCCGCGACGAGCAGCTTGTTGGCCTTGCCACGGCGCGCCTTCCACGCCTGTCCGCCTGGCGCTGTCAGCGCCATGTGGAACACTGCGCGGCGTGCCAAGAGCGGCTGGAATCGCTGACACAGCTTGCTGGGCTCGTCCGAGATACCTACGCAGTGGCTCCCAGCCTCGCTTTGGACCAGCGGATGCAGGCAAGCCGACCAAGCCGACCGATGATCCGGCCGACGATATCACTCGTACGTCTTCCCGCACCAATCGTCGGAACGCTGCTCGGACTGGTTGTGGGGCTGGTCTGTCTCCAAGGGGTGCCCAGCAAGGAGTACTATGCCGAGACCTCCGTGACCTTCACCCAGGCACCCGAGATCTTTCCTGAGCTTGCGGAGCCACTCCTGAAGGCACGCCGCATTGAGGATGACACAGATGGAGATATTCAGCTTCATAGAGAGACAGCGCCATCCCACTGGCAGGTGACCTTTGGTATCCATGCCAGCGATAAAGAGTATGCTCAGGAAGCGCTGGCGAGCTGGTTAGAGTGCATCGAAAACCCGACGCCGATTCTAGGACGCTGGAAACAGAGCGTTGCCAAGGTGACCGTTGTTGAGCGGAGTGTGAAGGGGAATCGCCTCCTTGCCTTCGTCGTCATGGGCTTTTTCCTGGGAGGCTTGTTGTCACTCCTGCGCATTGTTGCCCCATGGATACCCGGAGGAGTTATCGGCTGTACCATTGTCGCCTTAGTCCTTGGCGTACAAGCGGGGAAATGGCAAGGGGGAACCTGGCAACCGCAGTATCTGGTGACCCAATCGGTTGCCTTCCAAGCCAAGCCCGGCCTGTTCCACGATGACCCCGCCACCGAGTCTTACCTCTCCACCGAGTCTCATTTCCTACGGGGTTACGTGAGTGAAACCGCCACACGAGCCGGCCTCCCTGCGGTGTCTCTGTCTCCCCTGAGCACCGAAAAAGAAGGAGAGGAGGTTCTGGAAACGTATGCGCCGACTCCCGCCTCGGGCGGCGCAACGCTGGATCGGCTGATTGCCGCTCTCAATGCGTCTAAAGTAAGTAAGGCTCTAGGGTACTCTTTCAAGCCAGGGAAGCGAGTCGCGACTCTTGAGCCCGGCCCCTTTCTCTTTCAGTCCTGGGTCGCGGGGATTATTACTTGCCTGGTATCGGCTGCCACCCTGCTGACGGCCCGCCGAAAATAA
- a CDS encoding sigma-70 family RNA polymerase sigma factor translates to MRKALWTAPVVQATTPTELLDRYFPLVLGYVSARLGPGPEAEDTAIAVFGELCLHPKRLPNSTPTEADDPARAYLVGMARRKVALVLRLRGRRREQPLEEPVVSVSVATPESAALGGESQEQLRAALARLPELQREVLLLKYREELSLIEIGQVLGKKPNAVGQLLHRAREALRKEVGDYFDDRR, encoded by the coding sequence GTGAGAAAGGCACTCTGGACAGCACCCGTCGTACAGGCAACGACCCCGACAGAGCTTCTGGATCGCTATTTTCCTTTGGTTTTGGGCTATGTCTCTGCGCGGCTGGGGCCGGGGCCGGAGGCAGAGGATACTGCTATTGCCGTTTTCGGGGAGCTCTGTCTTCATCCTAAGCGCTTGCCAAACTCTACCCCGACCGAGGCCGACGACCCGGCGCGTGCCTACTTGGTGGGAATGGCCCGCCGCAAGGTCGCGCTGGTGCTGCGGCTGCGGGGGCGCCGGCGGGAGCAGCCCCTTGAGGAGCCGGTTGTCTCTGTCTCGGTGGCAACTCCCGAGAGCGCCGCGCTAGGGGGGGAGTCTCAGGAGCAGCTCCGTGCCGCCCTCGCCCGCCTGCCCGAGCTCCAGCGTGAGGTGCTCCTGCTCAAGTACCGGGAGGAGCTTAGCCTGATCGAGATTGGGCAGGTGCTGGGAAAGAAGCCCAACGCAGTGGGGCAGCTCCTCCACCGTGCCCGAGAGGCCCTACGAAAAGAGGTAGGAGATTATTTTGATGACCGACGATAA
- a CDS encoding RNA polymerase sigma factor: MKHSPEDVPSFSCLYERYGRDVLGVLLRLTNGDRAEAEDLTQETFLAAFKGQKNFSGRVPFRAWLVGIAARRWRDSRRRPKPATTPLTEDPPSVVLMDRAITDRVALVSALGQLPDDQQTAVLLVLGQGLTYREAAEALGVPSGTLKWRVTEALRRLRPLLTDEGESQ; encoded by the coding sequence ATGAAGCACTCGCCCGAGGATGTTCCTTCCTTTTCGTGCCTGTATGAGCGGTACGGGCGCGATGTCCTCGGGGTGCTTCTGCGCCTCACGAACGGCGACCGCGCGGAGGCGGAAGACCTTACGCAGGAGACATTTCTTGCCGCGTTCAAGGGGCAAAAAAACTTCTCCGGCCGTGTCCCGTTCCGTGCTTGGCTCGTGGGAATCGCGGCGCGGCGGTGGCGCGACAGCCGCCGCCGGCCCAAGCCCGCAACGACACCCCTCACCGAGGACCCCCCAAGTGTCGTGCTCATGGACCGTGCCATTACCGATCGAGTCGCTCTTGTCTCCGCGCTGGGGCAGCTTCCCGACGACCAACAGACCGCGGTCTTACTGGTGCTGGGGCAGGGGCTAACCTACCGCGAGGCGGCGGAGGCGCTCGGTGTTCCCAGCGGGACCCTCAAGTGGCGCGTCACCGAGGCCCTCCGGCGGCTCCGCCCGTTACTCACAGACGAAGGAGAGAGTCAATGA
- a CDS encoding DegT/DnrJ/EryC1/StrS family aminotransferase — translation MNPITWPEWPIFGAPEEEAVLRVLRSGNWGRLTGTEAEQFETEFAAYQECRYGVATPCGTTALKLALLALGIAAGDEVIVPPYTFVATVGAVVQCNAVPVFVDIHPDSFCLDPARVVEAITPRTKAIIAVHLGGMPAEMNALSEIAKQHGFALVEDASHAHGSVYRGRKVGGLGDVGCFSFQASKNLNCGEGGIVVTNDEPLYRRVRSQSDWGRGSEGQILGSNYRMTELQAALLRAQLTRLPEQAAQRDSNGKLLDSLLAEIPGIRPLPRTELGCDTNGYHLYCFRYDESAWGVPRANFVAAMNAAGVPVQPGYTAPLYDWPVFAERRFGPWSASAAGYASPETHRERCPVMERVSRKEGCWIKQSVLLAAPEQIAQIATIAQDLWEGRASL, via the coding sequence ATGAACCCCATTACCTGGCCCGAGTGGCCGATCTTTGGTGCGCCCGAAGAAGAGGCCGTGCTCCGTGTGCTCCGCAGTGGCAACTGGGGCCGGCTAACCGGCACCGAGGCGGAGCAGTTCGAGACGGAGTTTGCCGCCTACCAAGAGTGCCGCTACGGCGTCGCGACCCCCTGTGGGACGACCGCGCTCAAGCTCGCTCTCCTCGCGCTGGGGATCGCTGCGGGCGACGAAGTGATCGTCCCCCCCTATACGTTTGTGGCAACCGTCGGCGCGGTGGTGCAGTGCAACGCGGTTCCGGTCTTTGTCGATATCCACCCCGACTCGTTCTGCCTCGACCCGGCGCGCGTGGTGGAGGCGATCACACCGCGAACAAAGGCCATAATCGCCGTGCACCTAGGGGGGATGCCCGCCGAAATGAATGCTCTCTCGGAGATCGCCAAGCAGCACGGCTTCGCGCTCGTCGAAGACGCGTCCCATGCCCATGGCAGTGTCTACCGTGGCCGTAAAGTCGGGGGGCTCGGGGACGTCGGGTGCTTCTCGTTCCAGGCGAGCAAGAACCTCAACTGCGGCGAGGGGGGGATCGTGGTGACCAACGACGAGCCCCTCTACCGGCGGGTTCGGTCCCAGTCGGACTGGGGACGGGGCTCGGAGGGTCAGATCCTGGGCAGCAACTACCGCATGACCGAGCTCCAGGCCGCTCTCCTGCGCGCACAGCTCACCCGCCTCCCGGAGCAGGCCGCCCAACGGGACTCCAACGGAAAGCTCCTCGACTCTCTCTTGGCAGAGATCCCAGGTATTCGTCCCCTCCCTCGTACGGAGCTTGGCTGCGATACCAATGGCTACCATCTCTACTGCTTCCGCTACGACGAATCCGCCTGGGGCGTGCCACGCGCAAACTTCGTGGCGGCGATGAACGCAGCCGGTGTCCCCGTGCAGCCTGGCTACACCGCCCCGCTCTACGACTGGCCGGTCTTTGCCGAAAGACGCTTTGGCCCCTGGAGCGCGAGTGCCGCCGGCTATGCCTCCCCCGAGACCCACCGCGAGCGCTGCCCCGTGATGGAGCGAGTCAGTAGGAAAGAGGGGTGCTGGATCAAACAAAGTGTCTTGCTCGCCGCTCCCGAGCAGATAGCCCAGATCGCGACAATTGCCCAAGACCTCTGGGAGGGCCGTGCCAGCCTTTAG
- a CDS encoding sensor domain-containing protein has protein sequence MSTLPALDSSTALPRVLARARCLVWEAVVRALPRKNTNAPLYDADQGLYLHWDIRLLSDEATQQWLPLERPEGASFLDVLNAARFPEEQAALDRRAHEALSQGLPHYNQAFRIRLADGRVRWLLETVEVHRVHDHEWSLVGVCVDITEQKQAQERLSLLMKSAHCLIWQARAELRPVTDEHTAALAKSQGTLERGHFLVWHTGGVVDEEAAQRWLPIPRHGNNPYGVDLHLARPLESREEGQRDLIAALEQGQPHHSHEFPILLNDGTMRWLHESVQLIPQHEHEWLLVGVCLDRTEAHRAEQRQRQMMTSACALFWQAHVTLRDGLFLWEVGVLDEDAAQRWLPIARSHPNFFDDFYSARTPETRALTDQLAVQALLGGHPSYHQEYAITLADGKICWLREDVRIESTGPGAWELVGVCVDITERHVADQVLHYQAHHDPLTGLANRLTLLQRLETLLGSPDASPTLLFLDLDNFKVINDSLGHLVGDKVLQEVAQRLRAAAPPQAELMRLGGDEFTVLLPEPLDESVVQVLSEHLLEQLSAPLEIDGRTFILSASVGVACAPVGNPTELLRRADMAMYHAKRSGKGKIAPFVDSLEVTAHSRLELEIELRRALQHEEIEPHFQPIFLLHAHDLLAFEVLARWKHPERGFISPAQFIPVAEETGLILPLGMALLRRSCATASTWHRQGFPVGVSVNLSALQLRDSKLAQQVEQILKESGLPASALTLEITESVLMTDSAQNLAMLDTLSALGIQLAIDDFGTGYSSMAYLSRLPIQILKIDRMFVDRLTDHTKTHSRSARGDKAIIKAVVALARSQQMKVTAEGIENEQQATLLRQLGCDNGQGYHLGRPMGLAQADAFLKSYPTLANQGELLQRRAA, from the coding sequence ATGAGTACTCTCCCTGCACTTGACTCCTCGACCGCTCTGCCGCGTGTTCTCGCGCGCGCCCGTTGCTTGGTCTGGGAGGCAGTCGTGCGTGCCCTCCCTAGGAAAAATACCAATGCGCCGCTCTACGACGCCGACCAGGGGCTCTACCTTCACTGGGATATCCGTCTCCTCTCCGACGAGGCGACCCAGCAGTGGCTCCCGCTAGAGCGCCCGGAGGGGGCAAGCTTCCTTGACGTGCTCAACGCCGCCCGCTTTCCAGAGGAGCAAGCGGCGCTAGACCGCCGCGCCCACGAGGCACTCAGCCAAGGACTCCCCCACTACAACCAAGCGTTCCGTATTCGGCTTGCCGATGGTAGGGTGCGCTGGTTACTGGAGACAGTCGAGGTCCACCGAGTCCACGACCACGAGTGGAGCCTGGTCGGGGTCTGTGTCGATATCACGGAGCAGAAGCAGGCCCAGGAGCGCCTCAGCCTTCTGATGAAGAGCGCCCACTGCCTGATCTGGCAAGCACGCGCCGAGCTTCGGCCGGTCACCGACGAGCACACGGCAGCTCTTGCGAAGAGCCAGGGGACGCTGGAGCGGGGGCACTTTCTGGTCTGGCACACCGGTGGGGTTGTCGATGAGGAGGCGGCCCAGCGCTGGCTCCCCATCCCACGCCATGGGAACAACCCCTACGGTGTCGATCTCCACCTTGCACGTCCCCTGGAGAGCCGCGAGGAGGGACAACGGGACCTTATCGCCGCCCTCGAGCAGGGCCAACCGCACCACTCCCACGAGTTTCCTATCCTGCTCAACGATGGGACCATGCGCTGGCTCCATGAGAGTGTGCAGCTGATCCCGCAACACGAGCACGAGTGGCTCCTGGTGGGGGTCTGCCTGGATCGGACCGAGGCACACCGCGCCGAGCAGCGCCAGCGCCAGATGATGACCAGCGCCTGTGCCCTCTTCTGGCAGGCCCATGTCACCCTCCGCGACGGGCTCTTCCTCTGGGAGGTTGGCGTCCTGGACGAAGACGCCGCCCAGCGCTGGCTTCCGATCGCACGCTCCCACCCCAACTTCTTCGACGACTTCTACTCGGCTCGTACCCCGGAGACCCGCGCCCTCACCGACCAGCTCGCCGTCCAGGCACTCCTGGGAGGACACCCGTCCTACCATCAAGAGTACGCCATTACCCTCGCAGACGGGAAGATCTGCTGGCTCCGCGAAGATGTGCGCATCGAGAGCACGGGACCAGGTGCCTGGGAGCTGGTCGGGGTCTGTGTCGATATCACCGAGCGCCATGTCGCCGATCAGGTCCTCCACTACCAAGCCCACCACGATCCCCTGACAGGGCTGGCAAACCGCCTGACCCTGCTCCAGCGCCTGGAGACGCTCCTGGGGTCTCCTGACGCAAGCCCGACTCTGCTCTTTCTCGATCTCGACAACTTCAAGGTAATCAACGATAGCCTGGGCCACTTGGTGGGTGACAAGGTACTCCAAGAGGTCGCCCAGCGGCTCCGGGCCGCGGCCCCTCCGCAGGCCGAGCTCATGCGCCTAGGGGGCGATGAGTTCACGGTCCTGCTCCCCGAGCCCCTCGACGAGAGTGTGGTTCAGGTGCTCAGCGAGCACCTTCTGGAGCAGCTCAGTGCCCCGCTGGAGATAGACGGTCGCACCTTTATTCTCTCGGCTAGTGTTGGGGTCGCCTGCGCGCCCGTGGGCAACCCCACCGAGCTTCTCCGCCGCGCCGATATGGCGATGTACCATGCCAAGCGCAGTGGCAAGGGGAAGATCGCCCCGTTTGTGGACAGCCTCGAGGTCACCGCACACTCGCGGCTTGAGCTGGAGATCGAGCTGCGACGCGCCCTACAGCATGAGGAGATCGAGCCGCACTTCCAGCCGATCTTCTTGCTCCATGCCCACGATCTCCTCGCCTTTGAAGTGCTCGCCCGCTGGAAACACCCCGAGCGCGGCTTCATCTCTCCCGCGCAGTTCATCCCGGTCGCGGAGGAGACGGGGCTCATCCTACCGCTTGGAATGGCGCTGCTGCGCCGCTCCTGTGCCACCGCGAGCACCTGGCACCGTCAGGGATTTCCGGTCGGGGTGAGTGTCAACCTCTCCGCCCTCCAGCTCCGCGACTCCAAGCTCGCCCAGCAGGTGGAGCAGATCCTAAAAGAGAGTGGGCTTCCCGCTTCCGCACTCACCCTGGAGATCACCGAGAGCGTGCTCATGACCGACTCCGCCCAAAATCTTGCGATGCTCGATACCCTCTCCGCTCTGGGAATCCAGCTCGCCATCGATGACTTCGGCACCGGGTACTCGTCGATGGCCTATCTCTCCCGCCTCCCCATCCAGATTCTCAAGATCGACCGTATGTTCGTGGACCGCCTCACCGACCACACCAAGACCCACAGCCGCTCGGCCCGTGGGGACAAGGCCATCATCAAGGCCGTGGTCGCCCTCGCCCGCTCCCAGCAGATGAAGGTCACGGCAGAGGGCATTGAGAATGAGCAACAAGCCACCCTGCTCCGGCAGCTGGGCTGTGACAATGGGCAAGGGTACCACCTCGGGCGTCCTATGGGGCTAGCACAAGCCGATGCATTTCTCAAGAGCTATCCGACACTAGCGAATCAGGGGGAGCTTCTCCAACGCAGAGCCGCCTGA
- a CDS encoding sigma-70 family RNA polymerase sigma factor — MLPQLRRTHEPALTLEQLSECYLTLVYRYLYRRLGPAEKADADDLTAQTFQAALRGLHRLKKDTDPYLWLLGIARRELINHARRQKYRKTEPLDTAPEPLAIDHSPESVALGQERQRQLWRILDSLAADQREALLLQHLDDLSVAQIAQVLGKTHAATNSLLQRARQSALARGGAYFLDDETETMS; from the coding sequence GTGCTTCCACAACTTCGCCGCACACACGAGCCTGCTCTTACCCTGGAGCAGCTCTCGGAGTGCTATCTTACCCTCGTCTATCGCTACCTCTACCGACGGCTCGGCCCTGCTGAGAAGGCAGATGCCGACGATCTCACGGCGCAGACCTTTCAAGCGGCGCTCCGTGGCCTGCACCGGCTCAAGAAAGACACCGATCCCTATCTCTGGCTCCTGGGGATCGCCCGTCGGGAGCTGATCAACCACGCACGCCGGCAAAAGTACCGCAAGACAGAGCCGCTGGACACTGCTCCGGAGCCGCTGGCAATAGACCACTCGCCCGAGTCGGTGGCGCTGGGGCAGGAGCGGCAGCGGCAGCTCTGGCGGATCTTGGACAGCCTCGCCGCCGACCAGCGGGAGGCGCTCCTGCTCCAGCACCTCGACGATCTCTCCGTCGCCCAGATCGCCCAGGTGCTGGGAAAGACCCACGCCGCCACCAACTCCCTGCTCCAGCGAGCACGCCAGAGTGCACTCGCCCGTGGGGGAGCCTATTTTCTCGACGATGAAACGGAGACAATGTCATGA
- a CDS encoding DUF481 domain-containing protein: protein MRLSSIVFFMALTLSANASFAADVPPSWHGNIALNFAQINTAANTRSLTVFGTAKRETKTATTTIDQTYVNARQKPGTAGAVFTTTDDSWIANANHSFKTGERTNGFVNARLQTDKIQQLNLRSIVGAGLGVLVRKTDAMSFKTSVGVAGIREDFKGRAVSNKFSGQFGYNYTRKLREGTNFTNDFTIYPNLSKTSDNYYVAQFSLDQALAGNFYANIRYITDHTSIPAAGTPKSTSRLIFGIGTKF from the coding sequence ATGCGACTTTCCTCTATTGTCTTTTTCATGGCACTCACACTCTCCGCCAACGCGAGCTTCGCTGCAGATGTGCCGCCTAGCTGGCACGGCAATATCGCGCTGAACTTTGCCCAGATCAACACGGCAGCCAACACGCGCAGCCTGACGGTCTTCGGAACGGCCAAGCGCGAGACCAAGACCGCCACCACTACCATCGACCAGACCTATGTCAATGCCCGCCAGAAGCCAGGCACTGCCGGGGCGGTCTTTACCACCACCGACGACTCCTGGATCGCCAATGCCAACCATAGCTTCAAGACCGGCGAGCGCACCAATGGTTTTGTCAATGCCCGCCTCCAGACCGATAAGATCCAGCAGCTCAACCTGCGCTCCATTGTCGGTGCGGGCCTAGGAGTTCTCGTGCGCAAGACCGATGCCATGAGCTTCAAGACCAGTGTCGGTGTGGCGGGGATTCGGGAGGACTTTAAGGGCCGCGCCGTGAGCAATAAGTTCTCGGGCCAGTTTGGCTACAACTACACCCGTAAGCTACGGGAGGGAACCAACTTCACCAACGATTTTACGATCTACCCGAACCTCTCCAAGACCAGCGACAACTACTATGTGGCGCAGTTTAGCCTGGATCAGGCACTGGCGGGGAACTTCTACGCCAATATCCGCTACATCACGGACCATACCAGCATCCCTGCGGCGGGGACACCCAAGAGCACCAGCCGCTTGATCTTTGGAATCGGCACCAAGTTCTAG
- a CDS encoding glycoside hydrolase family 2 protein — protein sequence MQSISTFLDSGWELAERRAAEDLLPPYNEPEKLWLPATVPGHVHTDLVRAGVISDPFGRLAEWGARWVDESNWTYRTSFFVDAERLAARGTDGKHFLHFHGLDTLARVFLNGRYLGQADNYHRAWRFDVSEQLREGENELRVEFDSALRAGQERAKAYIGEGKSDRGTTTYFNFPPRAFVRKPQYMFGWDWGPELVSCGIHGPVELLTVAVAEILHWKLDYKFISNSVVDIDFAITLRKYDSQPLTVKAVIFASGDTTPSTVLEGPAGEYTVPLHIRSFVTERWNPHGVEGPRKRHLLNLRLLSISDDPHEEPEPIHRIAASIGFRELELVREKDAAGESFLFKVNGQPLFIKGANWIPDHSLPTTITKSRLRQRLTAARDAGFNMLRVWGGGLYESQDFYSLCDELGILVWQDFAFACATYPDDDPLFVESVRAEAIANIRRLRHHPSLALWCGGNENVELHQGRWSGAAQATKFYGERLILETLPGVLEHENPQVPYWPNSPYGGTDCRDETMGDSHYWNVWHSKEPGSNGDWTNYEKCDTRFSSEFGFAAPAGLTTWQRSLAPDELSVRSLASRWHDKTRKGYETYLGFIQMHFPEPQCFSDLVYYGQCNQALAFSFGIEHWRRRKGHCWGTLFWQLNDCWPTHSWSVIDSGGEPKLAYYAIKRAYAPILLSLRRVGRVIESHLVNDTLVPLTGQLRLDLLTFEGEAVSMAEQRVTVSANAASGALLTLPIPSFIADAGSDVFVHATFTPESGLAAESFLLLAEPKDLRLADPGLQTHVAAHAITVQAKRFAAFVTLHFEGVSVQPKLSDNGFFLAPGQARTIAVSELPDRLSLAQLAPRLRLRSL from the coding sequence ATGCAATCAATCTCTACTTTCCTTGACTCTGGCTGGGAGCTCGCCGAGCGCCGTGCCGCTGAAGACCTGCTCCCCCCCTACAACGAGCCCGAGAAGCTCTGGCTTCCGGCAACAGTCCCTGGTCATGTCCATACCGATCTCGTGCGGGCCGGGGTGATCAGCGATCCGTTTGGCCGCCTGGCGGAGTGGGGTGCGCGCTGGGTCGATGAGTCCAACTGGACCTACCGCACGAGCTTCTTTGTCGATGCCGAGCGCCTCGCAGCACGCGGCACCGACGGCAAGCACTTCCTGCACTTCCACGGCCTCGATACGCTGGCGCGTGTCTTTCTCAATGGTAGGTACCTCGGGCAGGCCGACAACTACCACCGCGCCTGGCGCTTCGATGTCTCCGAGCAGCTCCGTGAGGGTGAGAACGAGCTCCGAGTCGAGTTCGACTCCGCGCTCCGGGCCGGACAGGAGCGGGCCAAGGCCTATATCGGTGAGGGCAAGTCCGACCGCGGGACCACGACCTACTTTAACTTCCCCCCCCGCGCCTTCGTGCGCAAGCCTCAGTACATGTTCGGCTGGGACTGGGGCCCCGAGCTGGTCTCCTGCGGCATCCACGGGCCGGTCGAGCTCCTGACGGTCGCAGTCGCCGAGATCCTCCACTGGAAGCTGGACTATAAGTTCATCAGCAACAGCGTAGTCGATATCGACTTCGCCATCACCCTCCGCAAGTACGATAGCCAGCCGCTCACGGTCAAGGCCGTGATCTTTGCATCGGGGGACACGACCCCCTCAACCGTACTCGAAGGCCCCGCGGGCGAGTACACGGTCCCGCTACACATCCGTAGCTTTGTCACGGAGCGCTGGAACCCCCATGGAGTCGAGGGGCCGCGCAAGCGCCACCTACTCAACCTCCGCCTGCTCTCGATCAGCGACGATCCCCATGAGGAGCCTGAGCCGATCCACCGGATCGCGGCCTCGATTGGCTTCCGTGAGCTGGAGCTGGTGCGCGAGAAAGACGCCGCCGGGGAGAGCTTTCTCTTCAAGGTCAATGGCCAGCCGCTCTTTATCAAGGGCGCGAACTGGATCCCCGACCATAGCCTCCCCACGACCATCACCAAGTCTCGGCTTCGTCAGCGCCTGACCGCCGCGCGCGATGCGGGCTTCAACATGCTCCGGGTCTGGGGCGGTGGGCTCTACGAGTCGCAGGACTTCTACAGCCTCTGCGACGAGCTCGGCATCCTGGTTTGGCAGGACTTTGCCTTTGCCTGCGCCACCTACCCCGACGACGACCCGCTGTTTGTGGAGAGTGTTCGCGCCGAGGCAATCGCCAATATCCGCCGCCTCCGGCACCACCCCAGCCTGGCGCTCTGGTGCGGGGGCAACGAGAATGTCGAGCTGCACCAAGGACGCTGGTCCGGCGCGGCACAGGCCACCAAGTTCTACGGGGAGAGGCTGATTCTGGAGACCCTGCCGGGTGTCCTGGAGCACGAAAATCCCCAGGTTCCCTACTGGCCCAACTCGCCCTACGGCGGCACCGACTGCCGCGATGAGACGATGGGCGATAGTCACTACTGGAATGTCTGGCACTCCAAAGAGCCCGGCTCCAACGGCGACTGGACCAACTACGAGAAGTGCGATACCCGCTTCTCCAGTGAGTTTGGCTTCGCCGCTCCCGCCGGCCTCACGACCTGGCAGCGCTCCCTCGCTCCCGACGAGCTCTCGGTGCGCTCGCTGGCCTCACGCTGGCACGACAAGACCCGCAAGGGCTACGAGACCTACCTGGGATTTATCCAGATGCACTTCCCCGAGCCGCAGTGCTTCTCCGATCTGGTCTACTACGGGCAGTGTAATCAGGCGCTGGCCTTCTCCTTTGGAATCGAGCACTGGCGACGGCGTAAGGGGCACTGCTGGGGGACTCTCTTCTGGCAGCTCAACGACTGCTGGCCGACCCACTCCTGGTCGGTGATCGATAGCGGCGGCGAGCCCAAGCTGGCCTACTACGCCATCAAGCGCGCCTACGCCCCCATACTGCTCTCCCTACGCCGTGTCGGCCGCGTGATCGAGTCGCACCTGGTCAATGATACGCTCGTCCCCCTGACCGGACAGCTCCGCCTGGACCTACTCACCTTTGAGGGCGAGGCGGTCTCCATGGCCGAGCAGCGGGTGACGGTCTCGGCCAACGCCGCGTCCGGGGCGCTCCTGACCCTGCCCATCCCCAGCTTTATCGCCGATGCGGGCAGCGATGTCTTTGTCCACGCGACCTTTACGCCCGAGAGCGGTCTCGCGGCGGAGAGCTTCTTGCTTCTCGCTGAGCCCAAGGACCTGCGCCTCGCCGACCCCGGGCTCCAGACACATGTCGCCGCGCACGCGATCACGGTGCAGGCCAAGCGCTTTGCCGCCTTTGTGACCCTCCACTTCGAGGGGGTCTCGGTACAACCGAAGCTCTCAGACAATGGGTTCTTCCTCGCCCCTGGTCAGGCGCGCACCATTGCGGTCAGCGAGCTCCCCGATCGCCTGAGCCTCGCCCAGCTCGCGCCCCGCCTGCGCCTCCGCTCTCTCTAG